A DNA window from Xanthomonas campestris pv. campestris str. ATCC 33913 contains the following coding sequences:
- a CDS encoding TonB-dependent receptor, translated as MKNSYARTTLSCALSTALLGMASTCAFAQSTDAGAAATTAQTPPTTAGSGDAVTQLDTVTVSGYRRSIQFSTDAKRDSVGFADTVFAEDIGKFPDMNIAESLNRIPGVQLSRDVNGEGLNIAIRGLGTSFTKTTLNGASIATASIGLNAQNQNREVDLNLFPTEFFTQLTVSKTPTASMLEGGVSGVVDMRSARPFDRPGVHVTYQAQADWNSTSEKTTPRGAVMGSWTNEQGTFGALFGVASVRSKLGVEGFESVGWTNPGLTYTQCGLTPPAGTPATNQPTACNVNGGGNWRIPDRVPATAGSGLTTGETIDAAWLLARNPGLSIDQISDALIPRLGRSVYMTGDRDRDASVMSLEWRPSDSMHFYLDTLYSEAKRTTERISMNLIGRNGNMIPLGMQLDQNNVVTSATFANAQYFLEARPYREEVKFWSVNPGAELLFGENQDIKLNVQANATRSWLARESPSILVTSPFTTVDYRNEGGDRPSISSPLDLNDPNLGWGWAGGRVNIQNEKRVTQTRGARADLQFGEDKRNIKIGTSYDQAERTIRGFDNSTAWEQVICRGGGGNVCNGGPGSAIPNTALSSYLRPGPGGFITADFNRFLGDTNYYALRDSAPETNSANTGASAGGIREKNLGFYIETNAETEVWNRTLRLNAGVRYVTTDQTITGPVTINGIRQVQVLDSDYKETLPSFNVAWDVADNVVMRLSSSRTLTRPDPSAMLPNTNFSDPSAQTATQGNPNLAPYLSTNVDFGGEWYTGGEGYVGLTLFNKRISGFTVNGVRRIPFNDLGVPYESLLPIQQAGLDQRGGPNAATVDVQTQVNADGVLNIRGTEAIWVQPLDKLVDGLGFSVNYTHVTQSSEGEGVPAVAVGVAPNLWNGTVYWEKNAASVRLSYTWNDDMVISGANQNGIPYARLNADARGQLDLSASYALDWLPSKPQITLNVTNLTDEPLRTTYAWPNATYDLYQPGRTVMLGIRGTF; from the coding sequence GTGAAGAACAGTTATGCACGTACCACGTTGTCCTGCGCATTGAGTACCGCCTTGCTGGGCATGGCCAGCACCTGCGCCTTTGCGCAATCCACCGATGCAGGCGCTGCGGCCACGACCGCACAGACGCCGCCCACTACCGCCGGCAGCGGCGATGCCGTCACCCAGCTCGATACCGTCACCGTCTCCGGTTACCGGCGCAGCATCCAGTTTTCCACCGATGCCAAGCGCGATTCGGTCGGCTTCGCCGACACCGTGTTTGCCGAAGACATCGGCAAGTTCCCGGACATGAACATCGCCGAGTCGCTCAACCGCATCCCCGGCGTGCAGCTCTCGCGCGACGTCAATGGCGAAGGCCTCAACATCGCCATCCGCGGCCTGGGCACCAGCTTCACCAAGACCACACTCAACGGCGCCAGCATCGCCACTGCCTCGATCGGCCTGAACGCGCAGAACCAGAACCGCGAGGTCGATCTGAACCTGTTCCCCACCGAGTTCTTTACCCAGCTCACCGTGAGCAAGACGCCCACCGCCAGCATGCTCGAGGGCGGCGTCTCCGGCGTGGTGGACATGCGCAGCGCGCGCCCATTCGATCGCCCCGGCGTGCACGTCACCTACCAGGCGCAGGCAGACTGGAACAGCACCAGCGAAAAGACCACCCCGCGCGGCGCGGTGATGGGCAGCTGGACCAACGAGCAAGGCACCTTCGGCGCGCTGTTCGGCGTGGCCTCGGTGCGCAGCAAACTGGGCGTGGAGGGCTTCGAGAGCGTGGGCTGGACCAATCCCGGCCTCACCTACACCCAGTGCGGGCTCACCCCGCCCGCCGGCACGCCGGCGACCAACCAACCCACCGCCTGCAACGTCAACGGCGGTGGCAACTGGCGCATTCCCGACCGCGTGCCGGCCACCGCCGGCAGCGGCCTCACCACGGGCGAAACCATCGACGCGGCATGGCTGCTGGCGCGCAATCCGGGCCTGAGCATCGACCAGATCAGCGATGCATTGATTCCGCGCCTGGGCCGCAGCGTGTACATGACGGGCGATCGCGACCGCGATGCCTCGGTGATGTCGCTGGAATGGCGGCCGTCGGACAGCATGCATTTCTACCTGGACACGCTGTATTCCGAAGCCAAGCGCACCACCGAGCGGATCAGCATGAATCTGATCGGCCGCAACGGCAACATGATCCCGCTCGGCATGCAGCTGGATCAGAACAATGTGGTCACCAGCGCCACCTTCGCCAACGCGCAGTACTTCCTGGAAGCGCGCCCGTACCGCGAAGAGGTCAAATTCTGGAGCGTCAATCCGGGTGCCGAGCTGCTGTTCGGCGAGAACCAGGACATCAAGCTCAATGTGCAGGCCAATGCCACGCGCAGCTGGCTGGCGCGCGAGTCGCCCAGCATCCTGGTCACCTCGCCATTCACCACCGTGGACTACCGCAACGAGGGCGGCGACCGGCCGTCGATCAGCAGCCCGCTGGACCTCAACGACCCCAACCTGGGTTGGGGCTGGGCCGGTGGCCGCGTCAACATCCAGAACGAAAAGCGCGTCACCCAGACACGCGGCGCACGTGCCGACCTGCAGTTTGGCGAAGACAAGCGCAACATCAAGATCGGCACCTCCTACGACCAGGCCGAGCGCACCATCCGCGGCTTCGACAACAGCACCGCGTGGGAACAGGTGATCTGCCGCGGCGGCGGCGGCAACGTGTGCAATGGCGGGCCGGGTTCGGCTATTCCCAATACGGCGTTGTCCAGCTATTTGCGGCCCGGCCCGGGCGGGTTCATCACCGCCGACTTCAACCGCTTCCTCGGCGATACCAACTACTACGCGTTGCGTGATTCCGCACCGGAAACCAACTCCGCCAACACCGGCGCCTCGGCCGGCGGCATCCGCGAAAAGAACCTGGGTTTCTACATCGAGACCAATGCCGAAACCGAAGTGTGGAACCGCACGCTGCGCCTGAATGCCGGCGTGCGCTACGTGACCACCGACCAGACCATCACCGGCCCGGTCACCATCAACGGCATCCGCCAGGTGCAGGTGCTGGATTCGGACTACAAGGAAACCCTGCCCTCGTTCAACGTGGCCTGGGATGTGGCCGACAACGTGGTCATGCGCCTGTCCAGCTCGCGCACGCTCACCCGTCCCGACCCCAGCGCGATGTTGCCCAACACCAACTTCAGCGACCCTTCCGCGCAGACCGCGACGCAAGGCAATCCCAACCTGGCACCGTACCTGTCCACCAACGTCGACTTCGGCGGCGAGTGGTACACCGGCGGCGAAGGCTATGTGGGCCTGACCCTGTTCAACAAGCGCATCAGCGGCTTCACCGTCAACGGCGTGCGTCGCATCCCGTTCAATGATCTGGGCGTGCCGTACGAGAGCCTGCTGCCGATCCAGCAGGCCGGCCTGGACCAGCGTGGCGGCCCGAATGCAGCCACCGTGGACGTGCAGACCCAGGTCAACGCCGATGGCGTGCTGAACATCCGCGGCACCGAAGCGATCTGGGTGCAGCCGCTGGACAAGCTGGTCGACGGCCTGGGCTTCAGCGTGAACTACACCCACGTCACCCAGTCCTCCGAAGGCGAAGGCGTGCCCGCGGTGGCCGTGGGCGTGGCGCCAAACCTGTGGAACGGCACCGTGTACTGGGAAAAGAACGCCGCCTCGGTGCGCCTGTCCTACACCTGGAACGACGACATGGTGATCTCCGGCGCCAACCAGAACGGCATCCCGTATGCACGCCTCAACGCCGACGCACGCGGCCAGCTGGATCTGTCGGCGAGCTACGCGCTGGATTGGCTGCCATCCAAGCCGCAGATCACGCTCAACGTGACCAACCTCACCGACGAACCGCTGCGCACCACCTACGCCTGGCCCAACGCCACCTATGACCTGTACCAGCCGGGGCGCACGGTGATGCTCGGCATCCGCGGTACCTTCTGA
- a CDS encoding lipocalin family protein — MRQGSMLFLLTLAVCGSASGSEPRPALPRADSVDVPRFMGDWYVIAHIPTRPERKAFDAVERYALRPDGRIQTTFTFRKGSFQAPLKSMHPVGQVAKEGNGALWSMQFLWPFKAEYVIAWRDANYTQTIVARSKRDYVWYMARTPQVSDADYQQAVGRIAAMGYDVTQLRRVPQSVR, encoded by the coding sequence ATGCGGCAGGGTTCGATGCTGTTCTTACTGACACTCGCGGTCTGCGGGAGTGCAAGCGGCAGCGAGCCGCGTCCCGCACTGCCACGCGCAGACAGCGTTGACGTACCGCGCTTCATGGGCGACTGGTACGTCATCGCGCACATTCCCACCCGGCCGGAACGCAAGGCCTTTGACGCGGTGGAGCGGTACGCGCTGCGACCGGATGGCCGCATCCAGACCACCTTTACCTTCCGCAAGGGCAGCTTCCAGGCGCCGCTCAAGTCCATGCACCCGGTCGGCCAGGTCGCAAAGGAAGGTAACGGCGCGCTCTGGAGCATGCAGTTCCTCTGGCCGTTCAAGGCCGAGTACGTGATTGCCTGGCGCGATGCGAACTACACCCAGACCATCGTGGCGCGCAGCAAACGCGATTACGTCTGGTATATGGCCCGCACGCCGCAGGTCTCCGATGCCGACTATCAGCAGGCCGTTGGGCGCATCGCGGCCATGGGCTATGACGTGACCCAGCTGCGCCGCGTGCCGCAGTCAGTGCGCTGA
- a CDS encoding zinc-binding dehydrogenase, translated as MRAAIHTQFGDPAKVLELGERPTPQPGKGQVRVAMRRAPIHNHDLWTVRGNYGYKPELPAIGGSEAAGVIDALGEGVEGLQVGQRVVAAGVHEAWAEYFLADASGVVPLPDGLDDERGCQLIAMPLSALMLIEFLQVKQGDWIVQNTANGAVGKTVAMLAAARGINVINLVRRDAGVDELKALGIGNAISTAQAGWQDKVRALAGDAPIVRAIDPVAGNAAGELMALLAEGGELISFGSMTGEPLQISSGDVIFKQATVRGFWGSKVMQATKAEDKRRMIGELLTAALDGSLALPVEAVFDLHDAAKAAAASDKPGRSGKILLRAG; from the coding sequence ATGCGCGCAGCCATCCATACCCAATTCGGCGATCCGGCCAAGGTGCTCGAACTGGGCGAGCGCCCCACGCCGCAGCCAGGCAAGGGCCAGGTGCGCGTTGCGATGCGGCGCGCGCCGATCCATAACCATGACCTGTGGACCGTGCGCGGCAATTACGGCTACAAGCCGGAACTGCCAGCCATCGGCGGCAGCGAAGCGGCGGGTGTCATCGATGCGCTGGGTGAGGGTGTCGAGGGCTTGCAGGTTGGCCAGCGCGTGGTCGCCGCCGGTGTGCATGAGGCCTGGGCCGAGTACTTCCTTGCCGACGCCTCCGGCGTGGTGCCGTTGCCGGATGGCCTGGACGACGAGCGTGGTTGCCAGTTGATCGCCATGCCGCTGAGCGCGCTGATGCTGATCGAATTCCTGCAGGTGAAACAGGGCGACTGGATCGTGCAGAACACCGCCAACGGTGCGGTCGGCAAGACGGTGGCGATGCTCGCCGCCGCACGCGGCATCAACGTGATCAACCTGGTGCGCCGCGACGCCGGCGTGGACGAGCTGAAAGCGCTGGGCATCGGCAACGCAATCTCCACTGCGCAAGCAGGCTGGCAGGACAAGGTGCGCGCGCTGGCCGGCGATGCGCCCATCGTGCGCGCCATCGATCCGGTGGCCGGCAATGCAGCGGGTGAGCTGATGGCCTTGCTGGCCGAAGGCGGCGAGCTGATTTCCTTTGGCTCGATGACCGGCGAGCCGCTGCAGATATCCAGCGGCGATGTGATCTTCAAGCAGGCCACCGTGCGTGGCTTCTGGGGCAGCAAGGTGATGCAGGCCACCAAGGCCGAGGACAAGCGCCGCATGATCGGCGAACTGCTCACCGCCGCGCTCGATGGCAGCCTGGCGCTGCCGGTGGAAGCGGTGTTCGACCTGCACGATGCCGCCAAGGCCGCCGCGGCCAGCGACAAGCCCGGACGCAGCGGCAAGATCCTGCTGCGCGCCGGCTAG
- a CDS encoding ribonuclease E inhibitor RraB — MQRNPDLYPNDDNGDTLWHIAQQGVDLSKPREIAFSVVFPTKESALEFSVTLLRFEQKVRCCHYAENTAFPMDVTVYPTMVPSYKAISAFEEELATEAKPLGGLNDGWEFSVDTKDA; from the coding sequence ATGCAGCGAAACCCTGACCTGTATCCCAACGACGATAACGGTGACACCCTCTGGCACATCGCCCAGCAAGGGGTGGATCTCTCCAAGCCGCGGGAGATTGCGTTTTCCGTGGTGTTCCCGACGAAAGAATCGGCATTGGAATTTTCCGTGACGCTGCTGCGCTTCGAGCAGAAGGTGCGCTGCTGCCACTACGCAGAAAACACGGCATTTCCCATGGATGTCACGGTGTATCCGACCATGGTGCCGTCATACAAGGCGATTTCGGCGTTCGAGGAAGAGCTGGCCACCGAGGCCAAGCCTTTGGGCGGCTTGAACGATGGATGGGAATTTTCTGTGGACACGAAAGACGCCTGA
- a CDS encoding MFS transporter produces the protein MNDRSQQLSLREKIGYSLGDLAANLIFQTLVTFLAFFYTDVFRIPASAAATLIFVVGLLGAFVFTPIIGILADRTRTRWGKFRPWILWTALPFGALSLAAFNTPALGEHGKLIYAFATYTLLMLVYVANNLPYSALSGVLTGSMEQRNSLSAYRFLAVTFAQFIIQVLLLPLVLILGNGDKAQGFRNTMALFAAIGTLCFLITFFTTRERVLPITEQRTSVRQDLTDLIRNKPWLVMLALTILVFINLAMKGGMYIYYFKYYLDAGALAQFLDNAGFNRFIGAINSVLTGAGMSTLQWPQDAPTSAFSVFSAGGILAMIVGIGFSKRLADRNGKRNVFGGALLISTLFLLAFYVYSPTAIGWVFASYVLHGFFYGITIPLLWAMIADVADYSEWKNHRRATAIIFSAMLCGLKIGLSVGGALVAGILAFYGYDAAIPQQSAAVTGGIRLAISVYASIPFLLGTALLALYEIDKALETRIEHELGTRRQAAPLAAG, from the coding sequence ATGAATGATCGGTCACAGCAGCTGTCCTTGCGCGAAAAGATCGGCTACAGCCTCGGCGACCTGGCGGCCAATCTGATCTTCCAGACCCTGGTCACCTTCCTCGCGTTTTTCTATACCGATGTCTTTCGTATTCCGGCAAGCGCGGCCGCCACGCTGATCTTCGTGGTCGGCCTGCTGGGCGCATTTGTGTTCACGCCCATCATCGGCATCCTGGCCGATCGCACGCGCACCCGCTGGGGTAAGTTCCGCCCGTGGATCCTGTGGACGGCGCTGCCGTTCGGCGCGCTCTCGTTGGCCGCGTTCAACACCCCGGCACTGGGCGAACACGGCAAGCTCATCTACGCCTTCGCCACCTACACGCTGTTGATGCTGGTGTACGTGGCCAACAACCTGCCGTATTCGGCGTTGAGTGGCGTGCTCACCGGCAGCATGGAGCAACGCAATAGTTTGTCGGCGTATCGCTTTCTGGCAGTGACCTTCGCGCAGTTCATCATCCAGGTGCTGTTGCTGCCGCTGGTGCTGATCCTGGGCAATGGCGACAAGGCGCAAGGCTTTCGCAACACCATGGCGTTGTTCGCTGCGATCGGCACGCTGTGCTTTTTGATTACCTTTTTCACCACGCGCGAGCGCGTGCTGCCGATCACCGAGCAGCGCACCAGCGTGCGCCAGGACCTCACCGACCTGATACGCAACAAGCCGTGGCTGGTGATGCTGGCGCTGACCATCCTGGTGTTCATCAATCTCGCCATGAAAGGCGGCATGTACATCTACTACTTCAAGTACTACCTGGACGCCGGCGCCTTGGCGCAGTTCCTGGATAACGCCGGCTTCAACCGCTTCATCGGCGCCATCAACAGCGTGCTCACCGGTGCCGGCATGAGCACACTGCAGTGGCCGCAGGATGCGCCGACCTCGGCCTTCAGCGTGTTCAGTGCCGGCGGCATCCTGGCGATGATCGTGGGAATTGGTTTTTCCAAGCGCCTGGCGGACCGCAACGGCAAGCGCAATGTGTTCGGTGGCGCGCTGCTGATCTCCACCCTGTTCCTGCTGGCGTTCTACGTCTACTCGCCCACGGCGATCGGCTGGGTGTTCGCCTCCTACGTGCTGCACGGCTTTTTCTACGGCATCACCATCCCGCTGCTGTGGGCGATGATCGCCGACGTGGCCGACTACTCGGAATGGAAGAACCACCGGCGTGCCACCGCCATCATCTTCTCGGCCATGTTGTGCGGGCTGAAGATCGGGCTGAGCGTGGGCGGCGCCCTGGTCGCCGGCATCCTGGCGTTCTACGGCTATGACGCGGCAATCCCGCAACAGAGCGCCGCGGTCACCGGTGGCATCCGCCTGGCCATCAGCGTGTATGCGTCCATTCCGTTCCTGCTCGGCACCGCGCTGCTGGCGCTGTACGAGATCGACAAGGCGCTGGAAACCCGTATCGAACACGAGCTTGGCACGCGCCGCCAGGCCGCGCCGCTGGCCGCCGGCTGA
- the plsB gene encoding glycerol-3-phosphate 1-O-acyltransferase PlsB, producing MTAMPEQNPLPFPDGQSAPPSPAGAETGATAAALPPAAPVALDAPAPAAPVLAPARVAKRPWWARLLGRLADPWLSLTIEPEQPGRYDDGKPVVYVLEDYGLSNALILDKACREAGLPSPLVPLPGDPLERKRAYLALSRRSSSNSLIPEQRGGKTHSDSLAKLLQAHRVRADLDVHLVPVSIFVGRAPDKQSGWFAVLFSENWALVGRFRRLLSVLLNGRTTIVRFAPPISLRQTMAEGLPPERTLRKLQRVLRTHFRRIREAVIGPDLSTRRLLVDQVLAADSVREAIATQAKRDNSKPVDAWRKAHAYAWEIAADYSSPVVRSASFLLTHVWNRIYAGVLVHHLDKLKQAAPGHEVVYVPSHRSHMDYLLLSYLLYERGIVPPHIVAGINLNLPVVGTLLRKGGAFFIRRSIRGNALYSAVLSEYVAQLVAGGYSIEYFVEGGRSRTGRLLQPKGGMIAMTLRAYLRQPRKPVLFQPVYIGYEKLMEGNSYLDELTGRPKEKESIWGLLWSIPKVLKQNYGQVVVNFGEPIALNDVLAKHAPEWNGEPLPDDEKPTWLAPAVDTLATQIQTRINCAADVNPINLLALALLSTPKHAMGEADLIAQIELCKKLLAEMPYSDRVTVTPHTPARIITHAEEINVLTRVSHPLGDVLSVSGDTAVLLSYFRNNVLHLFTASSWVACCFQNNRRMSRAGLLRLGRTVYPFLQAELFLPWSEDRFAERIEQTIDMFVREGLLLNVTDDDGGILARNTGQTDEVFRLRAIGHSLQQAFERYYIAISVLVKNGPGVLGAGELESLCQQAAQRLSLLYAPAAPEFFDKTLFRSFIQKLRELRLVWPDENSKLMFDERLDAWAKDAKFILGRELRHTIERVSPEAAKPDVVSPPAE from the coding sequence ATGACGGCGATGCCAGAACAGAATCCCCTGCCGTTCCCGGACGGCCAATCCGCCCCGCCCAGCCCTGCCGGCGCCGAGACCGGCGCAACGGCCGCTGCGCTGCCGCCTGCCGCGCCCGTGGCGCTGGACGCACCGGCGCCCGCCGCGCCAGTGCTCGCCCCGGCACGCGTGGCCAAACGCCCGTGGTGGGCGCGCCTGCTCGGCCGGCTGGCCGACCCGTGGCTGAGCCTGACCATCGAACCCGAACAACCCGGGCGCTATGACGACGGCAAGCCGGTGGTGTATGTGCTCGAGGATTACGGCCTCTCTAATGCCCTGATCCTGGACAAGGCCTGCCGCGAGGCCGGCCTGCCGTCGCCGCTGGTGCCGCTGCCGGGCGACCCGCTGGAGCGCAAGCGCGCCTACCTGGCGTTGTCGCGGCGCAGCAGCAGCAACTCGCTGATTCCCGAACAACGCGGCGGCAAGACGCATTCCGATTCGCTGGCCAAGTTGCTGCAGGCGCACCGCGTGCGCGCCGACCTGGACGTGCATCTGGTGCCGGTGTCGATCTTCGTCGGCCGTGCGCCGGACAAGCAGAGCGGCTGGTTTGCGGTGCTGTTTTCGGAAAACTGGGCGCTGGTCGGCCGCTTCCGCCGCCTGCTCTCGGTACTGCTCAATGGCCGCACCACCATCGTGCGTTTCGCGCCGCCCATCTCGCTGCGCCAGACCATGGCCGAAGGGCTGCCGCCCGAGCGCACGCTGCGCAAGTTGCAGCGCGTGTTGCGCACGCATTTCCGGCGCATCCGCGAGGCGGTGATCGGCCCGGACCTGTCCACCCGTCGTCTGCTGGTGGACCAGGTGCTGGCCGCCGATTCGGTGCGCGAAGCCATCGCCACCCAGGCCAAGCGCGACAACTCCAAGCCGGTCGATGCCTGGCGCAAGGCGCACGCCTATGCCTGGGAAATCGCTGCGGACTATTCCAGCCCGGTGGTGCGCTCGGCCAGCTTCCTGCTCACTCATGTGTGGAACCGCATCTACGCCGGCGTGCTGGTGCATCACCTGGACAAGCTCAAACAGGCCGCGCCCGGGCATGAAGTGGTGTACGTGCCCAGCCACCGCAGCCACATGGATTACCTGCTGCTGAGCTACCTGTTGTATGAGCGCGGCATCGTGCCGCCGCACATCGTGGCGGGCATCAATCTCAACCTGCCGGTGGTGGGCACGCTGCTGCGCAAGGGCGGTGCGTTCTTCATCCGCCGCAGCATCCGTGGCAATGCGCTGTATTCGGCGGTGCTGAGCGAATACGTGGCGCAGCTGGTGGCTGGCGGTTATTCGATCGAGTACTTCGTCGAAGGCGGGCGCTCGCGCACCGGGCGCTTGTTGCAGCCCAAGGGCGGCATGATCGCAATGACGCTACGCGCGTATCTGCGCCAGCCGCGCAAGCCAGTGTTGTTCCAGCCGGTGTACATCGGTTACGAGAAGCTGATGGAAGGCAACAGCTATCTCGACGAACTCACCGGCCGCCCGAAGGAAAAGGAATCGATCTGGGGCCTGCTGTGGTCCATCCCCAAGGTGCTCAAGCAGAACTACGGCCAGGTGGTGGTGAACTTCGGCGAGCCGATCGCGCTCAACGACGTGCTGGCCAAGCACGCGCCGGAATGGAATGGCGAACCGCTGCCAGACGATGAAAAGCCGACCTGGCTTGCACCGGCGGTGGACACGTTGGCCACGCAGATCCAGACCCGCATCAACTGCGCCGCCGACGTCAATCCAATCAACCTGCTCGCGCTGGCGCTGCTGTCCACGCCCAAGCATGCGATGGGCGAAGCCGATTTGATCGCGCAGATCGAACTGTGCAAGAAGCTGCTGGCCGAAATGCCGTATTCGGACCGCGTCACGGTCACGCCGCACACGCCGGCGCGCATCATCACCCACGCCGAAGAGATCAACGTGCTCACCCGCGTCTCGCACCCGCTGGGCGATGTGCTGAGCGTCAGTGGCGATACCGCGGTGTTGCTGAGCTACTTCCGCAACAACGTGCTGCATCTGTTTACCGCCTCCTCGTGGGTGGCGTGCTGCTTCCAGAACAACCGCCGCATGAGCCGCGCCGGGTTGTTGCGGCTGGGCCGCACGGTGTACCCGTTCCTGCAGGCCGAGTTGTTCCTGCCGTGGAGCGAGGACCGCTTCGCCGAACGCATCGAGCAGACCATCGACATGTTCGTGCGCGAGGGCTTGCTGCTCAACGTCACCGATGACGATGGCGGCATCCTGGCGCGCAACACCGGGCAGACCGACGAAGTGTTCCGCCTGCGTGCGATCGGCCATTCGTTGCAGCAGGCGTTCGAGCGCTATTACATCGCCATTTCGGTGCTGGTGAAGAACGGCCCCGGCGTGCTCGGTGCCGGCGAGCTGGAAAGCCTGTGCCAGCAGGCCGCGCAACGCCTGAGCCTGCTGTACGCACCGGCCGCGCCGGAGTTCTTCGACAAGACCCTGTTCCGCAGCTTCATCCAGAAACTGCGCGAACTGCGTCTGGTGTGGCCGGACGAGAACAGCAAGCTGATGTTCGACGAGCGCCTGGACGCGTGGGCCAAGGACGCCAAGTTCATCCTCGGCCGCGAGCTGCGCCACACCATCGAACGCGTCAGCCCGGAAGCGGCAAAGCCGGATGTGGTGTCGCCGCCGGCGGAGTAA
- a CDS encoding YdcH family protein, producing METLSPAEIAEQIAELRRAHRALDEEIQRVPANVDDELQMKRLKKRKLHLKDCITRLEMELVPDEPA from the coding sequence GTGGAGACGCTCTCACCCGCCGAGATTGCCGAGCAGATCGCCGAGTTGCGACGCGCACACCGCGCGTTGGACGAGGAGATCCAGCGCGTGCCTGCCAATGTGGACGACGAGCTGCAGATGAAGCGCCTGAAAAAGCGCAAGTTGCACCTCAAGGACTGCATCACCCGGCTGGAAATGGAGCTGGTGCCTGACGAGCCGGCGTGA
- a CDS encoding glycoside hydrolase family 43 protein: MSNELEAAALQALARTAISAPLVSHVYTADPSAHVFDGALYIYPSHDIDAGVAFSDDGSHFDMADYHVFRLAHPDAAVEDLGQVLHVRDVPWAQRQMWAPDAAQRDGRTYLYFPAKRADGIFQIGVAVGDGPQGPFVAEPEPIAGTYSIDPAVFADDDGAHYLYFGGIWGGQLQHYRDNVYAQTHQEPADDAPALGPRVARLREDMTQLAEPTREIVILDEHGTPLRAGDHARRFFEGPWVHHHAGRYYLSYSTGDTHLICYATSDSAYGPFVYQGVLLDPVVGWTTHHSICAFEGQWYLFYHDAVLSGGQTHLRSIKMTPLEHTADGKIARIYPYGETAVSPW; the protein is encoded by the coding sequence ATGTCCAATGAACTGGAAGCCGCCGCACTGCAGGCCCTGGCGCGCACCGCCATTTCCGCACCGCTGGTCAGCCACGTCTACACCGCCGACCCGTCCGCGCACGTGTTCGACGGCGCGCTGTACATCTATCCCTCGCACGATATCGATGCCGGTGTCGCCTTCAGCGACGATGGCTCGCACTTCGACATGGCGGACTATCACGTGTTCCGCTTGGCGCATCCTGATGCGGCGGTGGAAGACCTGGGCCAGGTGCTGCACGTGCGCGATGTGCCGTGGGCACAGCGCCAGATGTGGGCGCCGGATGCCGCGCAACGCGATGGCAGGACCTACCTGTATTTCCCGGCAAAACGGGCCGACGGCATCTTTCAGATTGGCGTGGCGGTCGGCGATGGACCACAAGGCCCGTTCGTGGCCGAACCCGAGCCCATCGCCGGCACCTACTCGATCGACCCGGCCGTCTTCGCCGACGACGACGGCGCGCATTACCTGTACTTCGGCGGCATCTGGGGCGGCCAGCTGCAGCACTACCGCGACAATGTCTACGCGCAGACCCATCAGGAACCGGCCGACGATGCGCCCGCACTCGGCCCGCGCGTCGCACGCCTGCGCGAGGACATGACGCAACTGGCAGAACCCACCCGCGAGATCGTCATCCTCGACGAACACGGCACCCCGCTACGCGCCGGCGATCACGCCCGCCGTTTCTTCGAAGGCCCCTGGGTCCACCACCACGCCGGCCGCTACTACCTGTCCTACTCCACCGGCGACACCCACCTGATCTGCTATGCCACCAGCGACTCAGCGTACGGCCCGTTCGTCTACCAGGGCGTGCTGCTCGACCCGGTGGTCGGCTGGACCACGCACCACTCCATCTGCGCGTTCGAAGGCCAGTGGTATCTGTTCTATCACGACGCTGTGTTGTCGGGCGGCCAGACGCATCTACGCAGCATCAAGATGACGCCGCTGGAGCACACTGCAGATGGGAAGATCGCGCGCATTTATCCGTATGGAGAAACGGCCGTGTCGCCTTGGTGA